A DNA window from Paenibacillus segetis contains the following coding sequences:
- a CDS encoding PdaC/SigV domain-containing protein, with amino-acid sequence MKKGMKWSAALLAAGVLVGGSGLTGGIPANAASATKPVIKQGVEPAVVLKYNGTTLTGQGKILNGNTMIPLTVLRDSLGLKVTYNPATKIYSLGTDFTKLNIENSDYGINTYLNGYYLYSKTNEYEVKNVNGHLYVPFKLLNDYMGYQGVFNPSLKSLDLSKRVMNNINISSETLDKSNQNATIMIQYPKISGLPDEVQQTMNAMFKQKAEDFAAASVEQASKRDGSIEQKYDFSQNFIVTFNRENVLSIVIDQSSYTGGAHGSTLREGITFSLKDGKQLGLDDLLKSAPNYKQTLDKKLKELTKKEAFDDVSAGLNENPNFYVREGGIAIFYQQYEIAPYAAGIPTYTFNFNELLPKGVNPFK; translated from the coding sequence ATGAAAAAAGGAATGAAATGGAGTGCAGCACTCTTGGCTGCTGGAGTATTGGTTGGAGGTTCGGGACTAACGGGCGGGATACCGGCAAATGCGGCTTCTGCAACCAAACCTGTTATCAAACAGGGCGTAGAGCCAGCTGTTGTACTTAAATATAATGGAACAACGTTAACTGGGCAGGGGAAAATCTTGAATGGAAATACGATGATCCCATTAACGGTGCTGCGGGATTCTCTGGGCCTTAAAGTAACTTATAATCCAGCGACCAAAATTTATAGTTTAGGGACGGATTTCACGAAGCTGAACATCGAAAATTCAGACTACGGCATCAACACGTACCTGAACGGGTACTACCTTTACAGCAAGACCAATGAATATGAAGTGAAAAATGTGAACGGACACCTTTATGTACCTTTTAAACTGCTGAATGATTATATGGGTTATCAAGGTGTGTTCAATCCATCGCTCAAATCGCTAGATCTCAGCAAACGGGTGATGAATAACATTAACATCTCTTCTGAAACATTGGATAAGAGCAATCAGAATGCGACCATCATGATTCAATATCCGAAGATTAGTGGACTACCAGATGAAGTTCAGCAAACGATGAATGCCATGTTCAAACAAAAGGCAGAAGATTTCGCTGCAGCGAGTGTAGAACAAGCTAGCAAAAGAGATGGTTCGATTGAGCAAAAGTATGATTTTTCGCAAAATTTTATTGTCACTTTTAACCGTGAAAATGTGCTGAGTATTGTCATTGATCAAAGTAGCTACACAGGTGGGGCTCATGGTAGCACCCTTCGCGAAGGGATTACTTTCTCGCTCAAAGACGGTAAGCAGTTGGGACTTGACGACTTACTGAAGAGCGCACCCAACTACAAGCAAACGCTGGATAAAAAACTGAAGGAGCTAACGAAGAAGGAAGCCTTCGACGATGTATCGGCAGGACTAAATGAGAATCCGAACTTCTATGTTAGAGAAGGAGGCATTGCCATCTTCTATCAACAATATGAGATCGCACCTTATGCCGCCGGAATCCCTACGTACACTTTTAATTTTAATGAATTACTGCCTAAGGGTGTAAATCCTTTTAAATGA